The following is a genomic window from Neodiprion pinetum isolate iyNeoPine1 chromosome 3, iyNeoPine1.2, whole genome shotgun sequence.
CAATGTTTCAGGTCTTAATTGCTACTCAGGATCGGCTTTGTTGTTTTCTTCGTCATGGGTTGGACTATGCCAGGTTAGACGTTCTTCATAAAATCTAATTACGATTTGGGGACATTTTTCGTTAGCTATCCTTGCTGGAACAAGATCTGCATCGTCCGTACCCTTCCATTTCATCAAAAACATTAATTCACCACTAGAGTCAGTCGCTCCAATAATTCTTTCTGGTTCTAAATTTCGGTCAAAacctgtaaaataaaatgttattatatgaaaattttttttttaaattcaatagTGGTTTTGCTCTAATCGTtcatacatgtaatatattcCCGTAATAATTATCAACTGTAAGTATTCCTCTGATATTATAattcaaatactttttatttactctATTTGTCTCGACTTGGTAATTCGAAGGATTAgggaaaaagtaaattaaaaaaaatacacatgaCTATCTAAGATTTAAATTCTTAAATCTTCTAAACCATAGTGTCTCTCACCTTCAGGTTTCTTATCTTCAGTAACCTTTTTCTTTGAGGGAGCTGTTGGAGTTGGTGTGGACGAACTCTTTCGTTTCTTCTgttctttttcatctttctttccACTGCCTACAGCTTCTCTTTTTTTACGCTGTTCTTCAAACTGTGCTATCAGGTCTGGACAATCAAGGTTTTCCTCTGGTTCCCATGTGTTTTCATCGTTACTGTATCCTTTCCATTTTAGATAATATTCAACTTTTCCCTTTACGACACGTCTATCCAAAACTTTCTCAACACTGAACTCCTCCTCAGTTTCTCCATCCGCGACAGGCGAATCTTTAGTTTTACTCATTTTAGTCTGCAACAAAGAACATACCATAATGTAGATGTAAATATACCAATATTGGTGATATTTTCAATGCAATAGGTATACAGGGATACACAAAAATATGAATGTTTTGCAACAATATTAGATCATGTTAGAAGTAGGCAGTAGTTGACGCTTGCAGAGCTGGATCAGAATTTAACTCAAGATATATTTCAATGTAATGCTGTTAGTTTTTATCAAGCTTACATTATTACACGTGGCGATATTCTGTATGATACTAGACATATTGGTCTTTAGAATTCACCATTTAGACAATTGACAGTATTCCTTGCATTCTAACACTAACCCACTACATTTCAGCAAATTTTGTTAATCTTTTCTAATTTAGCAAATACTTTCATCATTCAGAAATTTCCATATTCATCTATTGTCAAATAAAGTACTGTTCTACTTACATCTAAAGCAGTATTGAGGGTTTCAAATATCAAAACATTGTTAGACTTGAAGTGTGTGATAAACTAGCAAAGCATGGTTCAAATTCCATCAAGTAGAAACCAAAAAGTTTTTATAAATGTGAAAGAATCtact
Proteins encoded in this region:
- the LOC124213875 gene encoding chromobox protein homolog 1 isoform X2 codes for the protein MSKTKDSPVADGETEEEFSVEKVLDRRVVKGKVEYYLKWKGYSNDENTWEPEENLDCPDLIAQFEEQRKKREAVGSGKKDEKEQKKRKSSSTPTPTAPSKKKVTEDKKPEGFDRNLEPERIIGATDSSGELMFLMKWKGTDDADLVPARIANEKCPQIVIRFYEERLTWHSPTHDEENNKADPE
- the LOC124213875 gene encoding chromobox protein homolog 1 isoform X1; translated protein: MKTKMSKTKDSPVADGETEEEFSVEKVLDRRVVKGKVEYYLKWKGYSNDENTWEPEENLDCPDLIAQFEEQRKKREAVGSGKKDEKEQKKRKSSSTPTPTAPSKKKVTEDKKPEGFDRNLEPERIIGATDSSGELMFLMKWKGTDDADLVPARIANEKCPQIVIRFYEERLTWHSPTHDEENNKADPE